In one window of Microtus pennsylvanicus isolate mMicPen1 chromosome 2, mMicPen1.hap1, whole genome shotgun sequence DNA:
- the Pla2g4b gene encoding cytosolic phospholipase A2 beta, protein MALQTCPICPQAKVAGTCLLTVRVLQANGLPSKDLVTSSDCYVTLDLPTASSHTLQTRTVKNSRNPVWNQSFHFRIHRLLKNVVELKVFDQDLLTKDDPVLSVLFDVGTLRAGESRRQSFSLSTQEDGRLEVEFRLQSLTDREEQLISNGILVARELSCLHVQLKKTGDPEGSESRVQLVVAGSCEGPQAASVGASSYRFHYPACWEQDLSVHLQDDPQEQLKVPLRTLPSSELVRLVFPTSQEPLMRLELKKEEGPKELAVRLGCGLCPEEQAFLGRRKQVVAAALKKALQLDQDLQDDEIPVIAVMATGGGIRAMTSLYGQLAGLRELGLLDCISYITGASGSTWALANLYEDPEWSQKDLTGPTELLKTQVTKSKLGALAPSQLWRYRQELAERARLGHPTCFTNLWALINEALLHDEPHEHKLSDQREALSRGQNPLPIYCALNSKERGLTTFEFGEWCEFSPYEVGFPKYGAFIPSELFGSEFFMGRLVKQLPESRICFLEGIWSNLFAASLQDSLYWASEPTQFWDRWAQDQASLDKEQVPHLKIAEPPATAGRIAEFFTGLLTKRPLAQATHNFMRGLHFHKDYFHHPHFSTWKATKLDGLPNQLTPMEPHLCLLDVGYFINTSCPPLLQPTRDVDLILSLDYNLHGAFQQLQLVSRFCQEQGIPFPPISPSPEEQRQPQECHVFCDPAQPEAPTVLHFPLVNDSFRDYSAPGVPRTLEEKAAGKVNLSSSDSPYHYTKVTYSQEDVDKLLRLTHYNICNNQERLRDALRQAVQRRKQRAQQRRSE, encoded by the exons ATGGCTCTG CAAACCTGCCCCATCTGTCCGCAGGCAAAGGTGGCGGGGACATGCCTGCTCACTGTTCGTGTCCTCCAGGCTAATGGCTTGCCTTCCAAGGACCTAG TGACATCCTCCGACTGCTATGTGACTCTGGACCTGCCCACAGCCTCCAGCCACACGCTCCAGACACGCACAGTCAAGAAtagcagaaaccctgtctggaatcAGAGCTTCCACTTCCGGATCCACAGGCTGCTCAAG AATGTCGTGGAACTGAAAGTCTTTGACCAGGACCTGCTCACTAAAGATGACCCCGTGTTATCAGTGCTGTTTGACGTAGGGACTCTGCGAGCCGGGGAATCTCGGCGCCAGAGTTTCTCACTGAGCACTCAG gagGACGGGCGCCTAGAAGTTGAATTTCGGCTGCAGAGTCT GACAGACCGTGAGGAACAGCTCATCAGCAATGGCATCCTCGTG GCTCGGGAGCTCTCCTGTTTGCATGTTCAACTGAAGAAGACAGGTGACCCAGAGG GGTCAGAGAGCAGAGTTCAACTTGTGGTTGCTGGGTCCTGCGAGGGCCCACAGGCTGCCTCTGTGGGTGCCAGTTCTTACCGCTTCCACTACCCAGCCTGCTGGGAACAAGATCTGAGTGTTCATCTGCAG GATGACCCCCAGGAGCAGCTGAAGGTACCATTACGCACCCTGCCCTCTTCAGAGTTGGTGAGACTCGTCTTCCCCACGTCCCAG GAACCACTGATGAGGCTGgaactgaagaaggaagaagg aCCAAAGGAGCTGGCAGTGCGGCTGGGCTGTGGACTCTGCCCTGAGGAGCAGGCCTTCCTAGGCCGGAGGAAGCAGGTGGTGGCTGCTGCCCTGAAAAAGGCCCTACAGCTGGACCAGGACCTGCAAGATGACGAG ATTCCCGTGATTGCTGTTATGGCCACTGGCGGAGGGATCCGGGCTATGACTTCTTTATATGGGCAGCTAGCTGGCCTGAGGGAGCTCGGTCTCCTGGACTGCATCTCCTACATCACTGGGGCTTCAGGGTCCACCTG GGCATTGGCCAACCTCTATGAGGACCCAGAGTGGTCTCAGAAGGACCTGACAGGGCCCACCGAGTTGCTGAAGACCCAGGTGACTAAGAGCAAGCTGGGCGCCTTGGCCCCCAGCCAGCTGTGGAGGTACCGGCAGGAGCTGGCTGAGCGTGCCCGCCTGGGCCACCCGACCTGCTTTACCAACCTGTGGGCCCTCATCAATGAGGCCTTGCTGCATGATGAG CCCCATGAACATAAACTCTCAGACCAACGGGAGGCCCTGAGTCGAGGCCAGAACCCTCTGCCTATCTACTGTGCCCTCAACAGCAAGGAACGGGGCCTGACCACCTTTGAATTTGGGG AATGGTGTGAGTTCTCTCCCTATGAAGTCGGCTTTCCCAAGTATGGGGCCTTCATCCCCTCTGAGCTCTTTGGCTCCGAGTTCTTCATGGGGCGGCTGGTGAAGCAGCTCCCTGAGTCCCGAATCTGCTTCCTGGAAG GTATCTGGAGCAACCTGTTTGCAGCCAGCCTCCAAGACAGCTTGTACTGGGCCTCGGAACCCACCCAGTTCTGGGACCGCTGGGCTCAggatcaggccagcctgg ACAAAGAGCAGGTCCCCCATCTGAAGATTGCAGAGCCACCAGCAACAGCTGGCAGAATTGCCGAGTTCTTCACTGGCCTCCTGACAAAGCGGCCACTTGCCCAGGCCACCCACAACTTCATGCGTGGCCTCCATTTCCACAAGGACTATTTCCACCACCCACACTTCTCCACCTGGAAAG CTACCAAATTGGACGGGCTCCCTAACCAGCTGACACCCATGGAACCCCACCTTTGCCTCCTGGATGTTGGCTACTTCATCAATACTAGCTGCCCACCCCTTCTGCAGCCAACACGGGATGTGGACCTCATCTTATCACTGGATTACAACCTCCATGGAGCCTTTCAG CAGTTGCAGCTTGTGAGCCGGTTCTGCCAGGAGCAGGGCATCCCTTTCCCACCCATCTCACCCAGCCCTGAGGAGCAGCGCCAACCTCAGGAGTGCCATGTGTTCTGTGACCCCGCCCAGCCCGAAGCCCCAACCGTGCTGCACTTCCCTCTGGTCAATGACTCCTTCCGGGACTACTCGGCCCCTG GGGTGCCACGAACACTGGAGGAGAAGGCAGCTGGGAAGGTGAACCTGTCTTCTTCTGACTCCCCGTACCACTACACAAAAGTGACCTACAGCCAGGAGGATGTGGACAAGCTGCTACGCCTGACGCATTACAACATCTGCAACAACCAGGAACGGCTGCGGGACGCCCTACGCCAGGCCGTGCAGCGGCGCAAACAGCGCGCCCAGCAGCGCAGGTCTGAGTGA